A stretch of DNA from Henriciella sp. AS95:
TCAACGCACTGACCTATCTGGACGAAGTGCATGCTGTCGGCATGTATGGCGCTGAAGGCGCAGGCGTGGCTCAGCGTGAAGGCCTGATGGACCGCGTCGACATCATCGAAGGTACGCTTGGCAAGGCGTATGGCGTGATGGGTGGTTACATCGCCGCTCATGAGACGATCATCGATGCGATCCGCTCAATGGCCTCCGGATTTATCTTCACGACGTCGACCTGTCCGGTGATGGCTGCTGGCGCGCTTCGAAGCGTGAGCAAATTGCGGTCTGACGACGGCGTTCAGCTGCGCGAGAAACATCAAGCCAGCGCGCAGCTGCTCAAGGATAAGTTCCGCGATGCAGGTCTGCCTGTTATGGATAGCGTCACCCACATTGTTCCATTGCTGGTCGGTGACCCCGAGAAGTGCAAGGCACTCTCTGATACGCTGCTTTTCGATTTCGGAATTTACGTTCAGCCGATCAACTATCCAACGGTGCCTCGCGGTACTGAGAGACTTCGTTTTACGCCGGGACCGGTGCATGACGAAGCCATGATGGACGAACTGGTCGCCGCGATTCTCGCTGTATGGAAGCAGCTTGGTCTCGAACAGGCCGCTTAAGCGATACTTACATCGAGACAGACATTCCCTGTCTTGCTGACCGCGGCGATGAGGCTTAAACGAAAGCCAATTCAGCCATAGGAGTCAGCCGATGCCCGATTCAGCCCCATCGACCAATTTCGATGCGTCACGTTTTTTCACGGCCGGCGTGGAAGACACCGACCCGGCGCTGGCAGAAGCGATCGCTAAAGAACAGCATCGTCAGCAACATGAAATCGAGCTCATCGCATCGGAAAACATCGTTTCCAAAGCAGTGCTTGAAGCGCAGGGCTCAGTTCTGACGAACAAGTATGCTGAAGGATATCCGGGCAAGCGCTATTATGGCGGCTGCCAGTATGTCGACATCGCCGAAAACCTTGCGATGGACCGCGCCAAGCAACTGTTTGACTGCGATTTTGCCAATGTGCAGCCGAACTCGGGCAGTCAGGCCAACCAGGCCGTGTTCCAGGCGCTGATCAAGCCCGGTGATACAATACTGGGGATGAGCCTCGATGCAGGCGGTCACCTGACACACGGTGCGAAGCCGAACCAGTCGGGTAAATGGTTCAACGCCATCCAATACGGTGTCCGCGAAGATGATCACCTCATTGATTTCGATCAGGTTCGTGATCTCGCCAGAGAGCATCAGCCAAAACTGATTATCGCAGGTGGCTCCGCTTATCCCCGCCAGATTGATTTCGCCACATTCCGGAGCATTGCGGATGAAGTCGGCGCTTACTTCGTGGTGGATATGGCGCACTTTGCGGGCCTCGTAGCCGGCGACGCGCATCCAAACCCTCTGGATTATTGCGACGTTGCGACCACGACCACCCACAAGACGCTGCGCGGGCCTCGTGGCGGCATGGTGCTCACAAATGATGAGGCCATCGCCAAGAAAGTGAACTCCGCAGTCTTCCCAGGCATTCAAGGCGGACCGCTCATGCACGTCATTGCTGCCAAGGCCGTCGCGTTCGGGGAAGCGTTGACCCCATCTTTCAAGCAATACGCGAACGACGTTGTGGCGAATGCGCGTGCCATGGCTGATGCTGCCAAGGAATCGGGGCTCGACCTCGTCTCTCATGGTACAGATACGCATGTGGCCCTTGTTGATCTTCGTCCGAAGAACGTGACGGGACGCGACGCAGAACAGGCGCTCGGCCGCGCCTTCATCACCTGCAACAAGAACGGCGTTCCATTCGATCCGCAAAAGCCAATGATTACGAGCGGCATCCGTGTTGGATCACCGGCTGGGACGACGCGCGGATTTGGCGAAGCGGAGTTCCGCCAGATCGGCGAGTGGATTGGGCAAGTTGTCGATGCTGTCGCTCAGGGACAGTCTGAAGGCGTTGAAACCCGTGTTCGCGAGGAGGTTGAGGCCATGACGGCGCGCTTCCCGATCTACAACGGGCTGGGGGCGTAATTTGAAGTGCCCATTCTGCACAGCTGAGAACACGGCGGTAAAGGATTCCCGGCCTGCCGAGGACAATACTGCGGTTCGTCGCCGTCGCGCCTGTGAGGTGTGCGGAGGCCGCTTTACGACGTTCGAGCGCGTGCAGCTCCGCGACATTGTTGTCGTCAAGCGCGACGGAAAGCGTGCGATCTTTGATCGGGAGAAGGTGGCGAAGTCAGTCACCATCGCCTTGCGGAAGCGGGCGGTCGGTGACGAGAGTGTCGAACAACTTGTTTCAGGCATTGTCAGAAAGCTGGAAAGCAGCGGCGAAACCGAAGTCAGTTCGGAGGACGTCGGGCAATTGGTAATGGACGCGCTCAAGACGGTCGATCCCGTCGGCTATGTGAGGTACGCAAGCGTCTACAAAGACTTCAAGGATCCGAGCGATTTTGCCCGTTTCATTGAAACGTCTGCTCTGGAAGATGGCAGCGACGACTCGTGAGCGCGCGCGCATCCGTTACCTTAAAAATTGCGACCTCGATGGATGGCCGAATCGCGCTGGCGAACGGTACCAGCCAGTGGATCACGAATAGTCAGTCACGCGCTCGCTCTCATCAGATGCGCGCTGAACATGATGCGGTACTCGTAGGCATCGGAACTGTTTTGGCTGACGACCCACTGCTGACGGCGCGTATTGTCCCTTTGCCTGAGCGACAGCCAGTGCGCATCGTTGCCGACAGTCGTCTCCGAACGCCCGTGACGTCTCGCCTGGTTCAGTCAGCCTCTGCTGGCCGGGTCGTGCTGGCGCATGCGGCGAGCAACACTTCAAGCGCATCGGTCTTGCGGGACGTGGACCACTGGGCGGTTGGCGATGGGAACGGACGCGTGGCCCCAGCGGAACTGGTCCGGCGCGCGCGTGCGGAAGGCATCGACAGCATATTCCTTGAGGGCGGCGGGACATTGGCTGCGTCATTCCTGCGAGAAGGCCTTGTGGACCGCATTTGCTGGTTTCGTGCACCGATCATTATTGGCGGCGACGGAATTGCGGCGATTGGACCACTCGCGCTTGAGACGATGGCGAATACATCGCGATGGACGCTCGCCGAACGGGAGCTTATTTCGGGCGACAGCCTTGAAATCTGGGAGCCTTTAAAGGATTGACCTGACGTGAGTGATTGGCCTGAGCATCATCGCTCCATATATGAGCGGCGAGGAGGCTTATCATGTTTACGGGACTGGTGACGGACACGGGCACGATTGCGCGGGTTGAAGACCGCAACGGGCTTCGCCGCTTTCGAATTGAAGCCACATATCCGGTCGACAACATCAGCATGGGCGCGTCTATCATGCACTCAGGCGTTTGCCTGACGGTTGTGGACTTTGGCGCGCGTGGTTCCGGCAGCTGGTTTGATGTCGAGGCCGTCCCCGAAACTCTTTCCAGGACCACTTTGGGGCAACGCCAGTCTGGTGAACGGCTCAATCTCGAACTCTCCCTAAAGCTCGGCGACGAACTTGGAGGCCATTTTGTATTTGGTCATGTCGACGGCGTTGGTGAGATCGTAGCGATTGAACCGGAAGGTCAGAGCCATCGCGTGACCGTGAAGCCGCCCAAGGATATTGAGCGCTACTTCGCCACAAAGGGCTCTGCTGCAATCGATGGCGTATCCCTGACGGTCGCCAAAGCCAATGGCGATGGCAGCTTTGAAGTGGCCATCATTCCCCACACGTGGCAGGTGACGACGCTTGGTGATTTACAGGTTGGCGACAAAGTGAATCTTGAGATCGACATGCTGGCGCGGTACGTCGCGCGAATGATTGGGGCTGACGCTCCAGAAAACGGGTAGACTATGAGCGACGATTTTCACGCAGCCATCTCTTCAATCGATGAGATAATCGAGGACGCCCGCAATGGACGTATGTTCATTCTGGTCGATGCCGAAGATCGCGAAAATGAGGGCGATCTCGTTATCCCCGCAAGCTATGCGACGCCAGAAGCGGTCAACTTCATGGCACGCTTCGGTCGCGGCCTGATCTGTCTGTCAATGACGTTGGAGCGTGCAAAAACGCTCAATCTTGACATGATGGCGCGAGATAATCGCGAAAGCATGCAGACGGCATTCACGGTATCAATTGAAGCCAAAGATGGCGTGACGACTGGCATATCCGCCGCCGACAGGTCTCGAACGATTGCTGTCGCCATCGACCCGACAAAGGATCACCACGACATTGTGTCTCCGGGGCATGTCTTTCCATTAATCGCGCGCGAAGGCGGAACGCTGGTCAGGGCGGGGCACACAGAAGCGGCTGTTGATATATCGCGGATGGCCGGCCTCTACCCGGCCGGTGTCATTTGCGAAATCATGAATGACGATGGCACCATGGCGCGTCTGCCCGAACTCGTTGCCTTCGCCCAGTTGCACGGACTGAAGATTGGTACGATCGCGGATCTCATTGCTTGGCGTCGCAAGAATGACCGCTATCTGGAGCGCCGCGTCGAGGCGCCGCTGCAAAGCGAATACGGAGAGGGCTTCAAGACCGTTGTTTTCCGCAACACGATCGACAGTGTCGAGCACATCGCCGTGGTCCATGGTGACATCAATGCTGAAGAAGAAGTGCTCGTGCGTGTTCACAGGACGGATGTGCTTGCCGATATTCTGGGCCAAAAAGGCCCGCGATCCAATCTGGTTGAGCGCGCGATGAAACTGATTGCCCGGTCTGATAAGGCGGGGGTCGTCGTCTTTGTGAATACGATGCGGCCAAATTCGCTGGCAACGCGGCTTGGCCTCAAAACGAGCGACAGTGATGATAAGACTATGCCCCTGCGCGAATATGGTGTTGGTGCACAAATTCTTCGCGAGCTCGGCATCCGGAAGATGGTTTTTCTGTCTGACACAAAGCCCACCCGCGTCGCTGGACTGGAAGGCTACGGTCTGAGCATTGAGGGATGGCAGACCCTGAACGATAACGAGGATTGATATGGCTCATCGCATTCTGATCGCCACGTCGCGCTACTATGATCACATCACGCGCGAACTCGAAGCCGGCGTTGCTGAAACGCTTGAAGGCGAAGATGTGACCGCCGAAACGATTGAAGTCCCGGGCGCTTTTGAGGTGCCAGGCATCATTGCGATGGCTGCCGATAGTGGGCGCTATGATGGGTATATTGCGCTCGGCTGCGTTATTCGCGGCGAAACGAGCCACTATGATTATGTTTGTGGAGAAAGCGCGCGCGGTCTGATGGACCTCGCTGTAGAGCGCCGTCTGGCGATTGGGTACGGCATCCTGACCGTTGAAAACGAACAACAAGCAATCGTTCGGGCTGATCGGAAACAGAAGAATAAGGGCCGGGATGCGGCTGTCGCCTGTCTAGAGATGATCAAACTCAGAAAGAAATTCGTCGGATGATGACTACGCAGAAAGTTCCTTTTGAGATCATTCGTGCGCGCCGCGCTGGCGCACGCCTTGCCGCAGTCCAGGCGCTCTATCAGATGGAGCAGACGAACGAGGGTTCACAAGCCGTCATTCGCGAATTTATGGAAGATCGTCTGGGCTTTGGTCCGGATGAGGAGCCAGTCGAAGAGGCCGATCCCGACCTGTTCAAGTCGATCGTCACTGGGGTGATCGAACAGCAGGACAAGGTGGATCCTGCCATCCTGAAACGCCTCAACAAAGGCTGGAAACTTTCGCGTCTCGACTCGACAACGCGTGCGATCCTGAGAGCGGCGACTTCAGAACTCTTGAAGCATCAGGAGCTGTCTAAAGCGGTTATTCTGGACGAGTATGTTTCGCTTGCGCATGACTTCTTTGACAAGACAGAAGCTAATTTTGTGAATGCGGTTCTGGACAATATTTCCCGGGATTTGCGGCCCGAGGAATAGCGGGCGCGGCAGGTATGGATGAGTTCAACTGGATCCATCGTTATCTGAAGCCCATTGCGACCTCTACGGATGCAATGTCGCTTTCGAATGATGTTGGACGTCTGGCTCAGGCCGCCGACACGGTGAAGATCGCCACACTGGACACGCTCGCCGAGGGCACACACTTTCTGGCCTCTGACCCTCTGGACTCGGTAGGCTGCAAGTTGGTTCGAGCCAATGTCTCTGACATCCTTTGCAAAGGCGGAACGCCTGCCGAGGCGATGCTATCAGTTACAATGCCTCCGGACTTTTCAGAGAGCCAGTTCCAGGCGCTTTGCAACGGTATCGGTGCCGAACTTGAGCGGTGGAGTATTTCGCTGATTGGGGGAGACACTGTGCGATCCGGCGGTTTATTAACGCTAAGTCTGATGTTGACCGGAACTTGCGGCACCAATGGCCCGGTGACGAGAAGCGGCGCGGCGTCAGGCGATGTTATCGTTCTCTCGGGTCGAATAGGCGCATCATATCTGGGACTGCAGGAGGCGTTGGCAGGCACACAAGGCGCGTTTCTGGACCAGTACCGGCGTCCACAGCTGCCAGGTGCTGCATGGGCGCCACTAATTGCCGAGTTTGCGTCGGCTTCGATCGATATCTCTGATGGATTGATCGCTGATGCCGAACATCTGGCTCATGAGAGCGGTCTGGCGATAACAATTGACCTGGACGCTGTGGCCTGGGCCGGGGCGCCTGAAAGCACAAAAGATATCCTGGCGCTCGCGACGGGCGGTGATGACTATCAGGCATTGGTCGCAATCCCTAACGCCAACATGCATGCCTTTGCGCAACGCGCCGGCGACGCGGGCTTGCCGTTCTGGCCAATTGGCGAGGCAAAAGACAGCGACGGCCTTTCTCTACACCGCTCCAGTCAGCCCGTGCCTTTACCAACTGTAAAAGGTTACACGCACTAGCTCACTCCCAGTGAAATCACCGTTTGCGCGAAGATGCTTGCTTAAACGCACGCTCTTTGGCAGTGACGACACACTAATGAAAAAGCCAAAAGGTCGCAGTTTAATGCTCGATCAAAGGCGAAATAGGGAGGAAGGGCTAATATGACCCTGTGGATTTACGTTGCACTCGCAGCTGGACTGGCTGCTGTGCTTTACGGCTGGTTGCAGTCGAGATCGATCATGGCGGCAGATGCCGGCACGGATCGGATGAAAGAGATCGCTGCCGCGATTCAGGAAGGCGCTAATGCGTACCTGAAGCGGCAATACACGACCATCGCAATGGTTGGCGTCGGTGTTGTGGTTCTGCTGGTAATATTTTTCCGCAACTGGGAAGTGCCGCTAGGTTTCGTCATCGGTGCGGTCTTGTCGGGTGCGGCTGGTTTCATCGGCATGAAAGTGTCTGTGCAGGCCAACGTTCGCACGACTCAGGCGGCGAGCAAGAGCCTCGCAGGCGGCCTCAACATGGCGTTCAAGTCGGGCGCCGTAACCGGCCTTCTTGTCGTTGGCCTCGCGCTGCTTGGCGTTGTTGGCTATTACGGCCTGCTGACAGGTGTTGTCGGCTATGACGCGGACAACCGGTCGGTCGTTGACGGTCTGGTCACCCTAGGCTTCGGTGCCTCGCTCATCTCAATCTTCGCCCGTCTCGGTGGTGGTATTTTCACCAAGGGTGCGGATGTGGGCGGCGACATGGTCGGCAAGGTCGAAGCTGGCATTCCGGAAGACGATCCACGCAACGCAGCGACTATTGCAGACAATGTGGGCGACAATGTCGGTGACTGTGCGGGCATGGCCGCTGACCTGTTCGAAACTTATGCTGTGACCATCGTCGCGACCATGGTTCTTGGTGCGATATACTTTAGTGGCCTTGGCTATCTCGGATCGATCATGCTTCTGCCGCTCGCAATCTGCGCCGTGTGTATCCTGGCATCAATCGCCGGCACCTGGTTCGTGAAACTGGGCAAAGGCTCAACGAACATCATGGGCGCGCTCTACAAGGGGCTCATCGCTACAGGCGTCTTCTCACTGATTGGGCTCGCCGTTGCGATCAATTGGGGCCTTCCAAACGGCTTCGGTGTTCTGGAGGGGGCTGGCGCAGCGCTCGGCCTGACTTCGACCGTCACTGGCATGGATCTGTTCTTCTGCGGTGTGGCCGGTCTGGTTGTCACCGCCCTGATCGTGGTCATCACCGAATACTATACCGGCACGGCATACCGCCCGGTGCGTTCGGTCGCCAAATCATCTGAGTCGGGCCATGGCACGAACGTGATCCAGGGGCTTGCTGTCTCGCTTGAATCGACAGCGCTTCCGGCGATCACGATCATGGCCGGCATCATTCTGACCTTCAATCTTGCCGGTCTCTACGGGATTGCGATTGCGACAACCACAATGCTTGCACTCGCAGGCATGATTGTCGCGCTCGACGCTTTCGGGCCCGTGACCGACAATGCTGGCGGTATCGCAGAGATGTCGGACCTTCCGGCTTCGGTGCGTGAGACCACAGACGCTCTGGACGCAGTCGGCAACACAACCAAGGCTGTCACCAAGGGCTACGCCATTGGCTCGGCAGGATTGGGCGCGCTGGTGCTGTTTGCGGCCTATTCGGAGGATTTGAAATACTTTGCCATCAATGCCGCAGAGGGCAGTGTCCTTCGCGGTGTGACGGTCAACTTCTCCATCGCCAACCCCTACGTGGTTGTCGGCCTGCTGTTCGGCGGCCTGCTTCCATTCCTCTTCGGCGGCATGTCCATGATGGCCGTTGGTCGGGCAGCCCAGTCGGTTGTGGAAGAAGTCCGCAGGCAGTTCCGCGAAATGCCTGGAATCATGAAGGGCGAAGTGAAGCCGGATTATAGCCGTGCGGTCGACATCCTTACCAAGGCTGCGATCAAGGAAATGATTGTTCCATCCATGCTTCCAGTGCTGTCGCCGATCGTCCTGCTGCTGGTCATTTGGCCAATCGCTGGTGTTGCTTCAGCGCTAGCCGCTGTCGGCGCCATGCTTCTGGGTGTCATTGTGACCGGCCTCTTCGTGGCCATTTCGATGACGTCTGGTGGCGGCGCCTGGGACAATGCCAAGAAGTACATCGAAGACGGCAATCATGGCGGCAAGGGCTCTGAAGCTCATAAAGCGGCTGTGACGGGCGACACCGTTGGTGACCCTTACAAGGACACTGCGGGCCCTGCGGTAAACCCGATGATCAAGATCACGAACATCGTGGCACTCTTGATGCTGGCTGTGCTCGCGCACTAGTCGCCGGCTCTACACTCAAACAAAAGCCCCGGTCCGAAGAACCGGGGCTTTTTTATGCGTTCAGAAGCGGCAAAAGCTTTAAAGTTATCGGCGGCGGCCGGTCGGATTGCCTGGTGTGGCTTCATTGGTCGCAGGAAGAACTGCGCGGCCGACATTGCCAAAGATCTGCTCCCACAAGCCGAGTTCGCGACCGAGTGTAGGCGTTTCGCGTGAGGCGTAATTGAGAACGCGGCCGTCCTCCTGATCATATTCCAGAACTTCTTCGACGATATCGTCCTCGCTGAAGCGAATCGCCGTCACGCTACGAGTCGAAATTTGTGCGCGATAAAACGCGAAACGTTCCTGCACGGTCGAAATATAGACCCATGTGTTGTCGTCGAAGATACTCTCAGTCGATGGCGAGCCAAGCTGCGCCAGGACTGTTGAGCGTGTGTCCACACCTGGCGTAATGGCATTCGGAGCAACTTCGTCCGGAGCATAGCCGTGATAGGCCTTTACCGGCGAGATACAACCGGTCGCGAGGCAAGCGACAGCCAGGCTGGCAATGAATGAACGTTTGACCATTCCGGTTTCCTTCTACTTCCTTCCCGATTACAGGGCGGGACAGGCCATTGGCAAGTTACGGAGTACACAATTGCGCTGGTTGGTAAGCAGTTTAGTCCCAAATCGCTCAGGCATCACCAAAGCTTCAGCGAGACTTTACGGTGACCTCGTCGCTGCGAGTCGTGCTCGCTGGTTGTTCACTGACGGAGGCTTGAGTGACACGCTCGATGACAGGTTCATCGCCATCGCCTTGCATGCGTCTGTTTTGCTTCCTGAGCTTGAGGCCCGCGGAAAACGTGGAAAGGCTCTTTCCAAAGCCGTTTACCGCCGCGTCTTCGACGGGTTGGACGCTGGCTTGAGAGAGACCGGCGTAGGCGACGCTTCAATCGCCCGGAAGGTGAGGAAATTTGGCGAGAGGTTCTTCGGTTTAGGGCGCGCCATACAGGAGGCTATCGGCATGGACGATCCTGAAACGGCTGTCGAAAGCGTGCTCATCCGCAATCAGATAGGGACAGAGGCATCCAGGCGGACTCTGGCGCGCTACATCATAGCGGTCGCTCAAGACCTTTCCGCACGGTCGCATGACGAATTGCTTAGCGGCCATTCCGGTCTTGCCGACGCTGGAAAAAGGACAGACTGAGCGGTTTCTGCAGCTTGCTTAGGAAAGGCAGGGTGCTAGTGTCCGCGCGAGTCACTGGCCCATCAGACATTATGAAACCCATTACACTCTCTGTTGATGCCATGGGCGGCGACGCCGCGCCTGATGTGGTTATCGAAGGTCTGGACCTGTTTTTCAGCAAGCGGTCCGACGCACACATCATTCTGCATGGTCAGACCTCAAAGCTGAAACCGGCTTTGACGGCAAAGAGCTGGGCAGACGCCTGTACGCTTATTGATCATGCGGACGTTGTCGCCATGGACGCCAAGCCGTCCTCTGCCTTACGTCGCTCGAAAGGCACGAGCATGTGGGGAATGATCGAGTCGGTAAAGACCGGCGAGGCCCACGCTGGCGTATCCGCAGGCAATACTGGCGCGCTCATGGCAATGTCCATGATGTCATTGCGAAAAATGCCCGGTGTCCATCGCCCCGGCATGACAGCGGTCTGGCCGACACTGAAAGGTCGCTCGGTCGTTCTGGACGTTGGGGCCAACCTGGACGCGGATGCTGAGCAGCTGGTCGAGTTTGCGGTAATGGGCGAGTCGTATGCGCGCGCCGTATTCGGCAAGGAGAAGCCTACCGTCGGCTTGCTGAATATCGGCTCCGAAGAGGAGAAAGGCCGCGACGCCATTAAGTTGGCCGCAGAATTGTTGCGGACGCGCGATCTGGGAATCGATTTTAAAGGGTTCGTCGAAGGAAATGACATCTCCAGCGGTGTCGTTGATGTCGTCGTGACGGATGGTTTTACCGGCAATGTCGCGTTGAAGACAGCTGAAGGCACGGCGCGACTGGTCTCTACTTATATTCGTTCAGCTCTGTCCTCGAGCTTGCTGTCCAAGGCAGGCGCCGCCCTGGCGGCATCGGGGCTACGTAAGCTCAAGGCGAAGCTCAACCCGTCGAGCGTGAATGGTGGTGTATTGCTCGGTTTGAACGGGGTCATCGTGAAAAGCCACGGTGGCACGGATGCTGAAGGGTTTGCGACGGCTGTAAATCTTGCGGCAGACCTCGCGCAAAGCAGCTATATGGAAGAAGTGGCGGCGGGTCTGAACCGTGTCGCGAAACTCGGAATATCTCCGGAAAACGTTTAATAATGACTCAAAAAACAAGCTTTATCAGAGGCTCCGGTGCCTATCTCCCCACCCGCATTTTGACGAATGAAGACCTCTCGAAAATGGTCGACACATCGGATGAATGGATACGAGAGCGTACCGGAATTCAGCAGCGGCATATCGCGGCGGACGATGAAGTGACGTCTGACCTGGCTGCAGCCGCTGCCCGCGACGCTCTAAAAAATGCGGGAATTTCTGCAGAGCAAGTTGACCTTATTGTTGTTGCGACGACGACGCCCGACCAGACCTTTCCCGCAACTGCGACAGCAGTTCAGGCCAAGCTGGGCATTCAAGGCGGCGCAGCCTTTGACGTCCAGGCGGTCTGCTCGGGCTTTCTGTTCGCGCTTGCCACCGCAGATTCGATGCTAAAGCAAGGTCTGTTCAAGACCGCGCTGGTGATCGGCGCTGAGACGTTCACGCGTATCCTGGACTGGTCCGATCGCGGCACTTGCGTTCTCTTTGGTGATGGAAGCGGCGCGGTCGTGCTGCAGGCCGACAATGGGACGAAAGGTGAGGGCGTTATAGCGCACCATATTCGTACCGACGGGACCAAAAACGACCTGCTGTATGTAGACGGTGGTGTCTCGTCGACGGGGACGATTGGCAAGGTCCGGATGCAGGGCAACCAAGTATTCAAACATGCCGTCACAAACATCTCGAGCGCCATTCAGCACGTGCTCAATGATACCGGGCACACCGTTGAAGACATCGACTGGTTCGTGCCTCATCAGGCCAATCAGCGCATTTTGAACGGCGTGGCCCGAAAGATGGGATTGGACGAATCCAAAGTCGTCTCGACAGTCGCGCTGCACGGCAATACGTCGGCAGCGTCGATTCCATTAGCCTTGCATACTGCGGTTAGCGACGGCAGGATCAAATCTGGCGACCTTGTGCTAAGTGAAGCCATGGGTGGCGGCTTCTCATGGGGCGCCTCTCTCTTCAGGCTGTAATTCTTTCATTAAGAAATCAGCCTTATCTGTTAACCAGAGGAGCTGATCAGTGACTAATAAAACCGTTACAAGAGTAGAACTGGCCGATGCGATTGTTCGCGAAGTTGGCCTTACGCGTCAGGAGTCAGGTGACTTGCTGGACCGTATGCTCGAAATGATCGGCAAAAGCCTCGAGCATGAAAATGAAGTGAAGCTCTCGCGGTTCGGGAACTTCGTTGTGCGTAAGAAGGCCGCCCGTTCGGGACGAAACCCAAAAACTGGTGTTGAAGCCAAGATTTCGGCGCGACGCGTCGTGACGTTCAAACCTTCTCCCATGCTCAAGTCCAAGGTTGAAGAGACAAGCTAGAGAGAGAATTCACATGACTGCAGCTGCAAAACGCATCGAAAAATCAGCCGACGCCTATCGCTCCATTGGCGAGGCGGCTGACGAACTTGGTTTGCAGACACATGTGCTTCGTTACTGGGAGGGCAAATTCACCCGCCACCTCAAGCCTTTGAAAAGGCCTGATGGACGTCGGATGTTTCGGCCCGAAGACATGACGGCGCTAAAAGCAATTCAGCTGCTGGTTCATGAGCGTGGCCTTACGCTAAAGGGCGCTGAGCAATTGTTGAACGAACAGGGCGTGGAAAAAGTGCTGGCTGGTCAGGCCATCCTTACTCTTGCGGGCGACGCTGTGCCAAGCGAAAGCCCTGCCCGAAAACTGCAAGAAACCGTGCAAGCTGCTTTCGAAGTACCGGCTGCGGAACAGTCTAATCGTATCGTTATCCCAACAGGGGCCTCTCGAGATCGGCTTGAAGCCATGCTGTCGGACCTTGAGGATATCAAGCAACGACTGGATTCAGTCAGACACGCGCGAGCTGCGTGACGCAGCTTCAGCGATTGCAATCCAAAATAAGCACGATTAAGCAAGCGCTAGTCGGAGCGTAGCGCAGCCCGGTAGCGCACTTGTCTGGGGGACAAGGGGTCGTGGGTTCGAATCCCGCCGCTCCGACCATTTCAGTTATTCGTGACGATCGAGGCTGGCTCTGAAGAGGGTGGTTTTAACGGCTTTGTTCCAGCCAGATACGTAAATCTCCCGGCTTGAGTCTTTTATGTCTGGAGTAAAGCTTCGCTCGGCGCTCCACAGCTCTTCGAGCCGATCTGTATTTTCGAATATACCGGCATTCAGGCCAGCAAGAAACGCAACCCCTCGAGCCGTGCTCTCGATGATCTCCGGCCGATCCACTGGTACGTTCAGAATGTCTGACAAGAACTGGACGAACCAGTTATTGCCAACCATCCCGCCGTCGACCCTTAATCGGTTCAGCTGTACACCATCAGCCTTCAGCGCATCGCTTAGATCGAGGGTTTGATAGGCGACCGATTCCAGTGCTGCGCGCACAAGTTCGGCGCGGCTGGTCGAACGGGTAAGGCCATAGATTGCGCCGCGCGCTTCAGCATCCCAATGGGGCGCACCGAGGCCTGTAAAGGC
This window harbors:
- the glyA gene encoding serine hydroxymethyltransferase; its protein translation is MPDSAPSTNFDASRFFTAGVEDTDPALAEAIAKEQHRQQHEIELIASENIVSKAVLEAQGSVLTNKYAEGYPGKRYYGGCQYVDIAENLAMDRAKQLFDCDFANVQPNSGSQANQAVFQALIKPGDTILGMSLDAGGHLTHGAKPNQSGKWFNAIQYGVREDDHLIDFDQVRDLAREHQPKLIIAGGSAYPRQIDFATFRSIADEVGAYFVVDMAHFAGLVAGDAHPNPLDYCDVATTTTHKTLRGPRGGMVLTNDEAIAKKVNSAVFPGIQGGPLMHVIAAKAVAFGEALTPSFKQYANDVVANARAMADAAKESGLDLVSHGTDTHVALVDLRPKNVTGRDAEQALGRAFITCNKNGVPFDPQKPMITSGIRVGSPAGTTRGFGEAEFRQIGEWIGQVVDAVAQGQSEGVETRVREEVEAMTARFPIYNGLGA
- the nrdR gene encoding transcriptional regulator NrdR produces the protein MKCPFCTAENTAVKDSRPAEDNTAVRRRRACEVCGGRFTTFERVQLRDIVVVKRDGKRAIFDREKVAKSVTIALRKRAVGDESVEQLVSGIVRKLESSGETEVSSEDVGQLVMDALKTVDPVGYVRYASVYKDFKDPSDFARFIETSALEDGSDDS
- a CDS encoding RibD family protein is translated as MSARASVTLKIATSMDGRIALANGTSQWITNSQSRARSHQMRAEHDAVLVGIGTVLADDPLLTARIVPLPERQPVRIVADSRLRTPVTSRLVQSASAGRVVLAHAASNTSSASVLRDVDHWAVGDGNGRVAPAELVRRARAEGIDSIFLEGGGTLAASFLREGLVDRICWFRAPIIIGGDGIAAIGPLALETMANTSRWTLAERELISGDSLEIWEPLKD
- a CDS encoding riboflavin synthase, encoding MFTGLVTDTGTIARVEDRNGLRRFRIEATYPVDNISMGASIMHSGVCLTVVDFGARGSGSWFDVEAVPETLSRTTLGQRQSGERLNLELSLKLGDELGGHFVFGHVDGVGEIVAIEPEGQSHRVTVKPPKDIERYFATKGSAAIDGVSLTVAKANGDGSFEVAIIPHTWQVTTLGDLQVGDKVNLEIDMLARYVARMIGADAPENG
- the ribB gene encoding 3,4-dihydroxy-2-butanone-4-phosphate synthase translates to MSDDFHAAISSIDEIIEDARNGRMFILVDAEDRENEGDLVIPASYATPEAVNFMARFGRGLICLSMTLERAKTLNLDMMARDNRESMQTAFTVSIEAKDGVTTGISAADRSRTIAVAIDPTKDHHDIVSPGHVFPLIAREGGTLVRAGHTEAAVDISRMAGLYPAGVICEIMNDDGTMARLPELVAFAQLHGLKIGTIADLIAWRRKNDRYLERRVEAPLQSEYGEGFKTVVFRNTIDSVEHIAVVHGDINAEEEVLVRVHRTDVLADILGQKGPRSNLVERAMKLIARSDKAGVVVFVNTMRPNSLATRLGLKTSDSDDKTMPLREYGVGAQILRELGIRKMVFLSDTKPTRVAGLEGYGLSIEGWQTLNDNED
- the ribH gene encoding 6,7-dimethyl-8-ribityllumazine synthase, which gives rise to MAHRILIATSRYYDHITRELEAGVAETLEGEDVTAETIEVPGAFEVPGIIAMAADSGRYDGYIALGCVIRGETSHYDYVCGESARGLMDLAVERRLAIGYGILTVENEQQAIVRADRKQKNKGRDAAVACLEMIKLRKKFVG
- the nusB gene encoding transcription antitermination factor NusB; the encoded protein is MMTTQKVPFEIIRARRAGARLAAVQALYQMEQTNEGSQAVIREFMEDRLGFGPDEEPVEEADPDLFKSIVTGVIEQQDKVDPAILKRLNKGWKLSRLDSTTRAILRAATSELLKHQELSKAVILDEYVSLAHDFFDKTEANFVNAVLDNISRDLRPEE